One region of Carassius gibelio isolate Cgi1373 ecotype wild population from Czech Republic chromosome A1, carGib1.2-hapl.c, whole genome shotgun sequence genomic DNA includes:
- the LOC128031241 gene encoding uncharacterized protein LOC128031241 gives MYHFIYTLFLEMSASTDVESQSPAASSRSRCLDTFLTVSVIALFFMFAVALAGALYFAKHIEDEINKRTTRHLDGSADALVAPFPDTGNAYKMQNFAYLRATESELKSGVMAWESIAYGRGQTIGSLYSYDKKQNVLNVNESGSYFLYVQLTLSCAGICKSDRFDHFTVSFNNRLNNVELTCTVSLPEWREDTPITKTCWRVVTFPENGDRLVAKSQFKGSSDWKLDMNDSGFGMFLVDGLQAVHHT, from the exons ATGTATCACTTTATTTACACGCTGTTTCTCGAGATGTCCGCGTCCACAGATGTCGAGAGCCAGTCGCCCGCTGCAAGCTCCCGCAGCCGGTGTCTGGACACCTTCCTCACCGTGTCCGTGATCGCGCTCTTCTTCATGTTCGCGGTCGCGCTCGCGGGCGCGCTGTACTTCGCCAAACACATCGAGGACGAGATAAACAAGCGGACGACGCGACACTTAGACGGATCCGCGGACGCGTTGGTGGCGCCGTTCCCCGACACCGGAAACGCATATAAG ATGCAGAATTTTGCTTACCTGAGGGCCACTGAAA GTGAACTCAAATCAGGTGTGATGGCGTGGGAATCTATTGCGTATGGAAGAGGTCAAACCATCGGCTCTCTCTACAGCTATGATAAAAAACAGAATGTGCTGAACGTGAATGAGAGCGGAAGCTACTTCCTGTATGTGCAGCTCACTCTTTCCTGTGCTGGAATATGTAAATCTGATCGATTTGACCATTTCACGGTCAGCTTTAATAATCGACTCAATAACGTGGAGCTCACCTGCACCGTCTCACTGCCTGAATGGAGGGAAGACACACCCATTACCAAGACGTGTTGGCGTGTCGTTACCTTTCCAGAAAATGGAGACCGTCTTGTAGCCAAATCCCAGTTTAAAGGCTCATCAGACTGGAAACTGGACATGAATGACTCTGGCTTTGGGATGTTTCTGGTGGACGGATTACAAGCGGTACATCACACGTGA